A DNA window from Pyrus communis chromosome 3, drPyrComm1.1, whole genome shotgun sequence contains the following coding sequences:
- the LOC137728146 gene encoding TMV resistance protein N-like: MRCPFIESIYLGDCGKLEHFPEIAGKMGSLTWMDVSRTAIKELPSSIGYLTGLQTLLLLGCENLTTLPFSIYELQHLKVVYFHGCPNLVTFPSKATFELSSSAEPGPLLLPTNSNSSLDNCGSLLLPKLEEFDIKGGNLSEINFLGTLDSVSTLFRLDLSGSNFVTFSVSITTYISFRILDLHGCKRLEEIPELPPKVGWLDASGCVSLERFSKLSNIMESKELQMISWIDLSNCRGLFDNLARNGEKMKNSSVNDQASAFSDFLLMSSQQSKFQVVFPGNEIPKWFSCHKDLEELG, from the coding sequence ATGAGGTGTCCCTTTATCGAGTCTATATACCTTGGTGATTGTGGCAAGCTTGAGCATTTCCCTGAAATTGCTGGAAAGATGGGATCTTTAACATGGATGGATGTATCTCGCACTGCCATCAAAGAATTGCCTTCGTCAATAGGATATCTCACTGGTCTTCAAACTTTACTTTTACTCGGATGTGAAAACCTTACTACTCTGCCATTCAGTATTTATGAGTTGCAGCATCTAAAGGTTGTTTATTTTCATGGATGCCCAAATCTAGTCACATTTCCAAGTAAGGCGACATTTGAATTATCATCGAGTGCAGAACCTGGTCCTTTGCTGCTTCCAACGAACTCAAACAGTTCACTTGACAACTGTGGCTCTTTATTGCTTCCAAAACTGGAGGAGTTTGATATCAAAGGAGGCAATTTATCAGAAATTAATTTCCTTGGTACTCTTGACAGTGTGTCTACCTTATTCAGACTTGATCTATCAGGAAGTAATTTTGTTACTTTTTCGGTAAGCATTACCACATATATTAGCTTCAGGATACTTGACTTGCATGGCTGCAAAAGGCTTGAGGAAATTCCAGAACTTCCACCAAAAGTAGGGTGGCTAGATGCGAGTGGTTGCGTATCATTGGAAAGGTTTTCGAAATTGTCAAACATAATGGAATCTAAAGAGTTACAGATGATTTCTTGGATTGACTTGTCCAATTGCCGGGGACTGTTTGACAATTTGGCTCGTAATGGGGAAAAGATGAAAAATAGTTCAGTGAATGATCAGGCTTCCGCCTTCTCTGATTTCCTTCTGATGTCTTCTCAACAATCTAAATTCCAGGTCGTATTTCCAGGAAATGAAATTCCAAAGTGGTTCAGCTGTCATAAGGATTTGGAGGAGCTTGGATGA
- the LOC137728147 gene encoding TMV resistance protein N-like: MQYGGLVKLQNYLLYEILGVKELKLTNVDKGINLIKKRLSHKRILLILDDVNQLDQLNKLVGGYNWFDSRSRIIITTKDKHLLNAHQIKLIYKVKELDRHEAFDLFISWNDFTRTRHLNDDYVKLAKSVVYYAKGLPLVLIVLGSHLCGRSTGQMKAALDGYKRIPNQDIQEILKISYNALEDSVKEAFLLIACFFKGKNQNNVIPTLESCDLNPKYSIEVLIDKAMINIEGNNIWMHDLLEEMGKEIVRQESPNEPGERSRLWFHEDVYRVLTEKTGTNKIKGIMVNLVEPDDEICLSAKSFSKMKNLQLECYFQYAS; this comes from the exons ATGCAATATGGAGGCCTAGTCAAACTCCAAAATTACCTTCTTTATGAAATTCTAGGGGTGAAGGAATTAAAGTTGACCAATGTCGATAAGGGAATCAATTTAATCAAGAAAAGGTTGAGTCATAAGAGGATTCTCCTAATTCTTGACGATGTCAATCAATTGGACCAACTAAACAAGTTAGTTGGAGGGTATAATTGGTTTGATTCTAGAAGTAGAATTATCATAACAACAAAAGATAAACATTTGCTAAATGCTCATCAAATTAAGCTAATATACAAGGTCAAAGAGTTAGATCGTCATGAAGCTTTTGACCTCTTCATCAGTTGGAATGACTTCACACGGACTAGACatttaaatgatgattatgtAAAATTAGCAAAATCGGTAGTATACTATGCTAAAGGCCTTCCATTagttttgattgttttaggctcACATCTTTGTGGTAGAAGTACAGGTCAAATGAAAGCTGCATTAGATGGTTACAAAAGAATTCCTAACCAAGACATTCAAGAAATTCTCAAAATAAGTTACAATGCACTAGAAGATTCGGTGAAAGAGGCTTTCCTTCTCATTGCATGTTTCTTTAAAGGGAAAAATCAGAATAATGTGATACCAACACTAGAGAGTTGTGACCTTAACCCGAAGTACAGCATTGAAGTACTCATAGACAAGGCTATGATAAATATTGAAGGAAATAATATTTGGATGCATGACTTGTTAGAAGAGATGGGTAAAGAAATCGTTCGTCAAGAGTCACCAAATGAGCCTGGTGAACGTAGCAGATTATGGTTTCACGAGGATGTTTACCGCGTTTTAACAGAAAAAACG GGAACAAACAAAATCAAAGGGATCATGGTAAATTTGGTTGAACCAGATGATGAGATATGCTTGAGTGCTAAAAGCTTCTCAAAGATGAAAAATCTCCAACTTGAATGTTATTTTCAATATGCCTCGTAG